Proteins co-encoded in one Populus trichocarpa isolate Nisqually-1 chromosome 10, P.trichocarpa_v4.1, whole genome shotgun sequence genomic window:
- the LOC112328837 gene encoding dolichyl-diphosphooligosaccharide--protein glycosyltransferase subunit 4B-like: protein MFGDQDLGFFANFLGILIFVLVIGYLFVMAGLKYEGN from the coding sequence ATGTTTGGTGATCAAGACCTGGGATTTTTTGCCAATTTTCTTGGCATCTTGATATTTGTTCTGGTGATAGGTTACCTTTTTGTGATGGCTGGCCTAAAATATGAAGGCAACTGA
- the LOC7489576 gene encoding dephospho-CoA kinase isoform X1, whose translation MRIVGLTGGISSGKSTVSNLFKSHDIPVVDADIVARDVLKKGAGGYKRVVAAFGEDILQANGEVDRPKLGQIVFSDPGKRQLLNRLLAPFISSGIFWEILKLWLKGCKVIVLDIPLLFEAKMDKWTKPIIVVWVDTETQLQRLMARDRINEEDARNRTNAQMALDLKRSKADIVIDNSGTIEDLEEQFQKVLVQVTEPLTWTEFWLSRQGAFSALASIIIGVVVGKKCS comes from the exons ATGAGGATAGTGGGATTGACAGGTGGAATCTCGTCGGGAAAGAGTACTGTCTCAAATCTTTTCAAGTCCCATGACATTCCTGTCGTTGACGCTGATATAGTTGCTAGG GATGTACTGAAGAAAGGTGCCGGTGGATATAAGAGGGTAGTTGCAGCGTTTGGAGAGGACATATTGCAAGCTAACGGGGAAGTTGATAGGCCAAAACTGGGCCAGATTGTGTTCTCTGACCCTGGGAAGCGCCAGCTTCTCAATAG GCTTTTGGCTCCTTTTATATCCTCTGGCATCTTTTGGGAAATTTTAAAGTTGTGGTTGAAGGGTTGTAAGGTAATTGTCCTAGACATTCCTTTGTTGTTTGAAGCCAAGATGGATAAGTGGACAAAACCCATTATTGTTGTTTGGGTTGACACTGAAACACAGCTTCAGCGACTCATGGCAAGAGATAGAATCAATGAGGAAGATGCCAGAAACAGAACGAACGCTCAGATGGCCCTGGATTTGAAAAGGTCCAAGGCTGACATTGTCATTGATAACTCTGGCACCATAGAAGACCTGGAGGAACAGTTTCAGAAGGTATTAGTCCAGGTTACAGAGCCTTTGACGTGGACTGAATTCTGGCTTTCAAGACAGGGAGCCTTCTCGGCTCTTGCGTCCATTATTATCGGAGTTGTTGTTGGCAAAAAATGTTCTTAG
- the LOC7458154 gene encoding UDP-glucuronic acid decarboxylase 6 isoform X1, whose amino-acid sequence MSKEASNGDHNSAAKAPPTPSPLRFSKFFQSNMRILITGGAGFIGSHLVDRLMENEKNEVIVADNYFTGSKDNLKKWIGHPRFELIRHDVTEPLLVEVDQIYHLACPASPIFYKYNPVKTIKTNVIGTLNMLGLAKRVGARILLTSTSEVYGDPLIHPQNESYWGNVNPIGVRSCYDEGKRVAETLMFDYHRQHGIEIRIARIFNTYGPRMNIDDGRVVSNFIAQAIRNEPLTVQAPGTQTRSFCYVSDMVDGLIRLMEGENTGPINIGNPGEFTMIELAENVKELINPEVKIISVENTPDDPRQRKPDITKAKELLGWEPKIKLRDGLPLMEEDFRQRLGVPRKN is encoded by the exons ATGTCTAAGGAAGCATCGAATGGAGATCACAATTCTGCAGCAAAAGCTCCACCAACTCCATCTCCTTTAAGATTTTCTAAGTTCTTTCAG TCTAATATGAGGATTTTGATAACTGGAGGAGCTGGATTTATCGGCTCCCACCTGGTGGACAGGTTgatggaaaatgaaaagaatgag GTTATCGTGGCGGATAATTATTTCACTGGCTCAAAGGACAACCTAAAGAAATGGATTGGTCATCCAAGATTTGAGCTCATTCGTCATG ATGTCACTGAGCCATTGCTAGTTGAGGTTGATCAAATTTATCACCTTGCTTGCCCTGCTTCTCCAATCTTCTACAAATACAATCCTGTAAAG ACCATAAAGACAAATGTGATCGGGACATTGAATATGTTGGGACTTGCCAAGCGAGTTGGGGCAAG GATTTTGCTTACTTCAACTTCTGAGGTCTATGGAGATCCACTCATCCATCCTCAGAATGAAAGCTACTGGGGAAATGTCAACCCAATTG GAGTCAGAAGCTGCTATGATGAAGGAAAGAGAGTGGCTGAAACTTTGATGTTTGATTACCATAGGCAGCATGGGATAG AGATAAGAATTGCCAGAATTTTCAACACTTATGGACCCAGAATGAACATTGATGATGGTCGTGTTGTCAGCAATTTCATAGCCCAAGCCATCCG TAACGAACCTTTGACTGTTCAAGCACCTGGAACCCAAACCCGGAGTTTCTGTTACGTGTCTGACATG GTTGATGGCCTTATCCGACTAATGGAAGGAGAGAACACTGGGCCCATCAATATTGGAAATCCAG GTGAATTCACCATGATCGAGCTTGCGGAGAATGTCAAGGAG CTTATCAATCCTGAAGTAAAGATCATATCAGTGGAGAACACACCAGATGATCCTCGTCAGAGGAAGCCAGACATCACAAAAGCAAAAGAATTGTTAGGCTGGGAACCAAAGATCAAGCTGCGCGATGGTCTTCCTCTCATGGAGGAAGATTTCCGACAGAGGCTTGGAGTTCCCAGAAAGAACTGA
- the LOC18102729 gene encoding dolichyl-diphosphooligosaccharide--protein glycosyltransferase subunit 4A, which translates to MFDDQDLGFFANFLGIFIFVLVIAYHYVMADPKYEGN; encoded by the coding sequence ATGTTTGATGATCAAGATCTGGGTTTTTTTGCCAATTTTCTTggcatttttatatttgttctgGTGATCGCTTACCATTATGTGATGGCTGACCCAAAATATGAAGGCAACTGA
- the LOC7458154 gene encoding UDP-glucuronic acid decarboxylase 6 isoform X2, with the protein MSKEASNGDHNSAAKAPPTPSPLRFSKFFQSNMRILITGGAGFIGSHLVDRLMENEKNEVIVADNYFTGSKDNLKKWIGHPRFELIRHDVTEPLLVEVDQIYHLACPASPIFYKYNPVKTIKTNVIGTLNMLGLAKRVGARILLTSTSEVYGDPLIHPQNESYWGNVNPIGVRSCYDEGKRVAETLMFDYHRQHGIEIRIARIFNTYGPRMNIDDGRVVSNFIAQAIRNEPLTVQAPGTQTRSFCYVSDMVDGLIRLMEGENTGPINIGNPGYSSSSVTNHLLINPEVKIISVENTPDDPRQRKPDITKAKELLGWEPKIKLRDGLPLMEEDFRQRLGVPRKN; encoded by the exons ATGTCTAAGGAAGCATCGAATGGAGATCACAATTCTGCAGCAAAAGCTCCACCAACTCCATCTCCTTTAAGATTTTCTAAGTTCTTTCAG TCTAATATGAGGATTTTGATAACTGGAGGAGCTGGATTTATCGGCTCCCACCTGGTGGACAGGTTgatggaaaatgaaaagaatgag GTTATCGTGGCGGATAATTATTTCACTGGCTCAAAGGACAACCTAAAGAAATGGATTGGTCATCCAAGATTTGAGCTCATTCGTCATG ATGTCACTGAGCCATTGCTAGTTGAGGTTGATCAAATTTATCACCTTGCTTGCCCTGCTTCTCCAATCTTCTACAAATACAATCCTGTAAAG ACCATAAAGACAAATGTGATCGGGACATTGAATATGTTGGGACTTGCCAAGCGAGTTGGGGCAAG GATTTTGCTTACTTCAACTTCTGAGGTCTATGGAGATCCACTCATCCATCCTCAGAATGAAAGCTACTGGGGAAATGTCAACCCAATTG GAGTCAGAAGCTGCTATGATGAAGGAAAGAGAGTGGCTGAAACTTTGATGTTTGATTACCATAGGCAGCATGGGATAG AGATAAGAATTGCCAGAATTTTCAACACTTATGGACCCAGAATGAACATTGATGATGGTCGTGTTGTCAGCAATTTCATAGCCCAAGCCATCCG TAACGAACCTTTGACTGTTCAAGCACCTGGAACCCAAACCCGGAGTTTCTGTTACGTGTCTGACATG GTTGATGGCCTTATCCGACTAATGGAAGGAGAGAACACTGGGCCCATCAATATTGGAAATCCAGGTTATTCCTCAAGCTCTGTAACAAATCACTTG CTTATCAATCCTGAAGTAAAGATCATATCAGTGGAGAACACACCAGATGATCCTCGTCAGAGGAAGCCAGACATCACAAAAGCAAAAGAATTGTTAGGCTGGGAACCAAAGATCAAGCTGCGCGATGGTCTTCCTCTCATGGAGGAAGATTTCCGACAGAGGCTTGGAGTTCCCAGAAAGAACTGA
- the LOC7489576 gene encoding dephospho-CoA kinase isoform X2, which produces MRIVGLTGGISSGKSTVSNLFKSHDIPVVDADIVARDVLKKGAGGYKRVVAAFGEDILQANGEVDRPKLGQIVFSDPGKRQLLNRLLAPFISSGIFWEILKLWLKGCKLQRLMARDRINEEDARNRTNAQMALDLKRSKADIVIDNSGTIEDLEEQFQKVLVQVTEPLTWTEFWLSRQGAFSALASIIIGVVVGKKCS; this is translated from the exons ATGAGGATAGTGGGATTGACAGGTGGAATCTCGTCGGGAAAGAGTACTGTCTCAAATCTTTTCAAGTCCCATGACATTCCTGTCGTTGACGCTGATATAGTTGCTAGG GATGTACTGAAGAAAGGTGCCGGTGGATATAAGAGGGTAGTTGCAGCGTTTGGAGAGGACATATTGCAAGCTAACGGGGAAGTTGATAGGCCAAAACTGGGCCAGATTGTGTTCTCTGACCCTGGGAAGCGCCAGCTTCTCAATAG GCTTTTGGCTCCTTTTATATCCTCTGGCATCTTTTGGGAAATTTTAAAGTTGTGGTTGAAGGGTTGTAAG CTTCAGCGACTCATGGCAAGAGATAGAATCAATGAGGAAGATGCCAGAAACAGAACGAACGCTCAGATGGCCCTGGATTTGAAAAGGTCCAAGGCTGACATTGTCATTGATAACTCTGGCACCATAGAAGACCTGGAGGAACAGTTTCAGAAGGTATTAGTCCAGGTTACAGAGCCTTTGACGTGGACTGAATTCTGGCTTTCAAGACAGGGAGCCTTCTCGGCTCTTGCGTCCATTATTATCGGAGTTGTTGTTGGCAAAAAATGTTCTTAG
- the LOC7489578 gene encoding CASP-like protein 4C2 produces the protein MRSPQPHRSGGDTQQHFQSTVSVQKLKRFNSLILVFRFAAFCFSLASAVFMLTNSRGSDSLHWYNFDAFRYVFAANAIVAIYSLFEMAASVWEISRNATLFPEICQVWFDFGHDQVFAYLLLSANTAGTELARTLKDTCTDNKAFCVQSDIAIVLGFAGFLFLGISSLFSGFRVVCFIINGSRFYV, from the exons ATGCGGTCTCCACAGCCCCACCGTAGCGGCGGTGACACCCAACAACACTTCCAATCCACCGTGTCAGTACAGAAGCTGAAACGATTCAACTCACTCATTCTTGTTTTTCGATTCGCTGCCTTTTGCTTCTCGCTTGCCTCTGCTGTTTTCATGCTCACAAACTCTAGAGGATCTGATTCCCTTCATTGGTACAATTTTGACGCATTCAG ATACGTTTTCGCTGCGAATGCGATCGTCGCCATATACTCTCTATTCGAGATGGCTGCTTCCGTCTGGGAAATCTCAAGAAATGCCACGCTCTTCCCTGAAATCTGCCAAGTCTGGTTCGATTTCGGCCACGACCAG GTGTTTGCGTACCTGCTATTGTCAGCTAACACCGCGGGTACGGAGCTGGCGAGGACACTGAAGGACACGTGTACGGATAATAAAGCGTTCTGTGTGCAATCTGATATAGCGATTGTTTTGGGTTTCGCCGGGTTTTTGTTCTTGGGCATCTCGTCCCTGTTTTCGGGTTTTCGGGTGGTTTGTTTTATAATCAACGGCTCTCGTTTTTATGTTTAG